The region TTACCCAGTGGAATCAGATCATGCATGCCTTTACGTTGTTCATCTGTCAATGCATCGGTCATATCGGTTGAAATAAAGCCTGGTGCAACCGCATTGACAAAAATATTCCGTGATGCCAATTCTTTCGCAGCAGTTTTGGTTAAACCAATCACACCAGCTTTAGCAGCGACATAGTTGGCCTGTCCAGGATTCCCGCTGACACCGACGACAGAGGCAACATTTACGATCTTTCCATTACGCTGCTTCATCATTTGTCTGGTAACGGCTTTGGTGCAAATGAAGACGCCTTTTAAATTGGTGTTAATAACTTGATCAAATTCTTCCTCTTTCATACGCATTAATAGATTGTCACGAGTTATTCCAGCATTGTTAATCAGTATATCCAGACTGCCGAATTCACTAATAATTTGTTTCACCATATCTTTAACATCTGCTTCATTGGTCACATCAGCTTTCACTTTAAAAGCTTTGGCGCCCAACTTTTGAATTTCTTCAACTACCATTTGTGCCTTTGCTTCATTTCCAGCGTAATTCACAGTAACATTGGCACCTTGTCTGGCCAATTCCAATGCAATGGCACGACCGATACCACGTGATGCACCGGTTACCAGCGCAGTTTTCCCTTCCAACAACATCAGGATTCCTCCTTATACCAGGAAATAAACGCATCCAATGACTCCTGGTCCTGAACGGCAAACGTTTTTGTTCTCCGGCTAATTTTTCTAACCAGCCCGCTTAATACTTTCCCATTCCCCACTTCTACAAATGCATCGATGCCTTCATTTAGCATATGCCGGATGGATTCCTCAAAACGGACAGGTGAATAAAGCTGTTTCAGTAAAAGTTCTTTAATCTCATCGTTATCTGTCACGGGTGCAGCTGTTACATTAGCATAAACAGGAACGCTTGCTTCCGTGATCTTGACCTCGTCCAACTTCCTGGCAAATTGTTCATTGGCGGATTTCATCAGCCGGGAATGAAATGGTCCACTCACATTTAGTGGCAGGACACGTTTTGCGCCACTCTCTTTTAATTTCGCCGCCGCCTCGTCAATTCCTGCTTTTGTACCGGAAATTACAATTTGTCCCGGACAATTCAAATTGGCGATATCAACTATTTCGTCATCGGATAATTCTTGTAAAACCGTCTCAATATCTTCTTGCTTCATTCCCAATACGGCAGCCATCGCACCTTTTCCGGCCGGATATGCTTCTTCCATTAATCGACCGCGAGTATTCACTAATGGCAGTGCATCTTCCAGTGATAAAGCACCGGCTGCAACCAGCGCACTGTATTCACCAAGGCTATGCCCCACCGTCATTACTGGTTGAATTTCTTCTTTGATTAGCAACGTATGGATTGCAATACTTGATAGTAACAGTGCTGGTTGCGCATTTTCGGTCAAGGTCAGGGTTTCTTCTGGTCCATTAAACATAAGATCTGACAATGAGAAACCCAATGCCTTATCCGCATCTTCATATAATGCTTGTATTTCCGGATACTGATCGTAAAACACTTTGCCCATTCCGACAGTTTGTGAACCTTGACCTGGAAACATAAATGCTACACGTTTCATTTAATTTCCTCCTTCTTCGTTGGCAGAAACGATTGTTTGCTTAATTGTATCTGTTACATGGTTATCAATCATATGGCTCGCTTGTTTAATTGCATTAAATATAGCCCTGCGATTTGAGGAGCCATGTGCTTTAATCACCGGGGCGGCCAAGCCAAACAAACCAGCACCGCCATATTCCGAATAATCGAGTTTCGTTTTAAGTCCTTTCAAATCCTGTTTGACCATTGCTGCCGCAAGTTTTGTTTTAAATGAGGACATAAATGTTTGTTTAATCATCGAAAACATGGAAAGTGCGGTACCTTCCACTGTTTTTAATGCAATATTCCCACTGAAGCCATCGGTTACGACTACATCGGCAACACCGTTTAAAATATCCCTGGCTTCCACATTGCCGATAAAATTAACCGGAGCCTCTTTTAACTGAATAAATGCTTTTTTTGTAAGATCGTTTCCTTTACCATCTTCCGTTCCAACATTCAAAAGTCCAACTGTTGGATGATTAATCGAACGGACTTTTTCAGTATAAATCGATCCCATAATGGCATATTGTACTAAATGGTGTGCTTTTGCATCAACATTTGCGCCTACATCCAATAGTAAAAATCCTTTTCCGTCAATGGTTGGCAGTGTCGGACTTAATGCCGGGCGGTCAATGCCGGGAATACGGCCAACAACAAACAAGCCGGCACTCATTAATGCCCCGGTATTCCCCGCTGAAATACAGGCATCCGCACGTTGTTCCTTCACCTCTTTGGCCATCAATACGAGCGAGGAATTCTTTTTCCGGCGAACGGCCCGGACTGGCTCATCTTCACCTGTAATAACCTCGGTAGTATGAATCACGTTAATGCGGTCATTAGTTAATATGGGATTGATTTTTTCCTGATCCCCAATTAATGTAATCTCTAAGTTGTCGATTTCCTTGATGGCATCCATTGCACCAAGTACAATTTCTTTTGGTGCATGGTCACCTCCCATCGCGTCAATTGCTATTTTCATCTGACCTGCTCCCTTTTTGTTTCCTGTTTAACATACTATGAATGTTTGTATACCCTGTTATCCATTTGATCGGTACATATGAAATGATCCGGTAAACACGATTTCCTGGTCAACAAAACTATTAACAAGTACTGTCGTTTGACCATTATCCTTTACCTCTTCAACAAATGCTTTGGCAACAACACGTTCCCCTTCCGTTACCTGTCGAGTAAATTTCAATTCAGACTTGGCGGTTAATGCCAGGTCATCATTGATAACTGCTACTGCAAGTGAATTGGCCTGGGCAAACAAATGATGTCCACGAGCAATTTTATTTCGGGAAAAAACATGTTCGCGTTTAATTTTTAAAATCGAAATGGCGCGCTTATCCAATTCTAAATCAATAATTTCTCCGATTACTTCATCCAGCGGCAGTGCCTTCACCGTTTCATTCCACTGATTAGCCGCAACCGAGCGGATTCGTTTGCGCACCTCCGGAATAGCAAGTTCCATGCGATCCAGACGAATGGTTTGAATGCTGACGGAAAATATTTGCGATAATTCCTCGTCAGTGATAAACGGTGTATGTTCAATTGTTTCTTTCAATAAACGTTGTCGTTCTGTTTTCGTACGTTTCATTTCGGACACCATCCACTACTATTAGTCCTATTCACCCATACCGATTTAGAATTAGGACTTGGTACTAATAGTAATATATAATACCACTTTTTATTTTGCAAGAATTTGTTAATCAAGCTTTTTTGAGAAAACATCATCTTGCATAAGCATTGCTTTCAAACGAGAAAAGGTATCGCGTTCCAACAAATTGGCTTCAATAATCTCCTGGGCATCATTTCTGGCTGTTTCCAATGCACGGTAATCATGGATCATATCAGCAACCTTAAATTCGGGAACGCCGCTTTGTTTTTTGCCAAAGAAATCACCTGGACCACGAAGCTTTAAATCTTGTTCCGACAGTTCAAAGCCATTATTGGTCTCAGTCATAATCCGCATTCGTTCCTTGCCAATTTCTCCTTTAGGCTCGGCAATCAAAATACAATAGCTTTGCTTATCCCCCCGGCCAACCCGCCCCCGTAATTGATGTAGTTGGGACAAGCCAAATCGTTCCGCATCATAAATAACCATGATGGTGGCATTGGGAACATTGACGCCAACTTCCACTACAGTTGTCGATACCAATACTTGAATCACGTTTTCGGCGAACTGCTTCATTACCGCCTCTTTCTCATCCGGATGAAGCCGGCCATGCATCAAACCGACCTTGATAGACGGTGGATAAAATGCGCGTAGTTGTTCATATAAATCGACAGCATCCTGAATATCCAATTTATCCGATTCCTCAATCAATGGACAAATCACATAGGCCTGTTCCCCATAAGAAATCCGATGTTGAATAAATTGCAGGATTCGCTCCAAGGTATTTTCCTTTGCCCAGTAGGTTGCAATTTCTTTTCTCCCTGAAGGCATTTCGTCAATCACCGAGACATCCATATCACCAAACGAGGTAATAGCAAGTGTTCGCGGTATCGGTGTCGCCGTCATGAATAACACATCGGGATGAAGACCTTTGTCCCGTAATGTCCGCCGTTGTTCCACACCAAACCGATGCTGCTCATCAACGATAGCTAGTCCCAAATCGGCAAAGAACACATCATCCTGGATTAGGGCATGGGTTCCAACAATAATATCAATATCAGCTGCTTCAATTGCCGCAAGAATCTCGTTGCGTTTTTTTCCTTTTACGGAACCGGTTAATAGTGCAATATTTGCTTTTTCCCCGAACAATTCACACAGGGATGCATAATGCTGTTCCGCCAAAATTTCGGTCGGCACCATTAATGCCCCTTGTTTGCCAGCAGTTATTGATCCATACAGACAAATGGCGGCAACAGCTGTTTTTCCGGAACCAACGTCACCTTGCAGTAACCGGTTCATACGGTATGGTGATTTCATATCCGTCAAAATCTGGTTAAGTGATCGTTGTTGTGCCTTGGTAAGGGAAAACGGGAATTGATGAATGAATGCTGCCAATTCTTTCGTATCATAATTTTGGGCATTTCCCTGAGTTGCCTCCCGCTTCATTTTCCGTAATAACTGCATTTTTAATTGAAACAACAGAAATTCTTCATATGTAAAACGGCGACGTGCATGTTTAAGTTTGACACGATTTTCCGGATAATGCATGGTGCGTAATGCACTTGCACGATCCGGCAGTTTATAAGCATCCAAATAGCTCGTTGGTAAAATTTCCTCCACATGGTCACCATAATCATCAAGCGCCTGTTTAATTACCTTTTTTAACCGTATATTTGTTATGTCGCCTTTTAATGAATAAAATGGCTGGATGGTGGCTTGCTGGTCTACATGGCCTTTCTTATATTGACTGACAGTAATTTGCAAGCGATGCGCATCCCATTTTCCAGTAAGCGTCATGATATCATTTGGTTGAATTTGTTTTTTGGCAAAAGCCCGATTAAACATGACCGCCTTGACCGCCACCCCTTCCACTTCCAAGGTAAAAGCAAGCCGGGATTTCCGTTTTCCATAAAAAGTGAGGGAAGGTGGATGAATCACCTTCCCCTCAATGGTTACCTTATCATCATGGATTAATTCCTGAAGTGGTTTGATTTCAAACACATCGTATCGATAGGGAAAATAAAACAATAAATCTTCTACCGTCTTAATGTTTAGTACGGCCAAATCTTCGGCAAGTTTTTCGCCCACACCTTTAATTGTATCTATGGTTTGTTTTAACAATGGATATCACTCTTTCGCTGTAAGAAGAAAGTATAATTCATTACGTTCTATTCCGCTTACGCCTTTGTATCAGCCATACCAAAAATTTTTTCTTTCATCGCTTGACCTGTTGGGGTCGCAGCCAGGCCGCCTTCTCCTGTTTCACGTAAAGCGGTTGGCATCGTTTTACCAATCCGGTACATGGCACCGATTACTTCATCACATGGGATCCTGCTGGTTACTCCGGCAAGCGCCATGTCGGCGGACACAATAGCAAGTGAGGATCCCGCGGCATTCCGTTTGACACATGGAACCTCAACCAATCCGGCAACAGGGTCACAGACAAGGCCGAGCATGTTTTTCAGGGTCATTGCAAATGCATCAGCCGATTGTTGTGGCGTTCCACCAGCCATTTCCACAATCGCCG is a window of Lentibacillus daqui DNA encoding:
- the fabG gene encoding 3-oxoacyl-[acyl-carrier-protein] reductase; the encoded protein is MLEGKTALVTGASRGIGRAIALELARQGANVTVNYAGNEAKAQMVVEEIQKLGAKAFKVKADVTNEADVKDMVKQIISEFGSLDILINNAGITRDNLLMRMKEEEFDQVINTNLKGVFICTKAVTRQMMKQRNGKIVNVASVVGVSGNPGQANYVAAKAGVIGLTKTAAKELASRNIFVNAVAPGFISTDMTDALTDEQRKGMHDLIPLGKLGEPEDVAKVVRFLASDDANYITGQTIHVDGGMVMG
- the fabD gene encoding ACP S-malonyltransferase gives rise to the protein MKRVAFMFPGQGSQTVGMGKVFYDQYPEIQALYEDADKALGFSLSDLMFNGPEETLTLTENAQPALLLSSIAIHTLLIKEEIQPVMTVGHSLGEYSALVAAGALSLEDALPLVNTRGRLMEEAYPAGKGAMAAVLGMKQEDIETVLQELSDDEIVDIANLNCPGQIVISGTKAGIDEAAAKLKESGAKRVLPLNVSGPFHSRLMKSANEQFARKLDEVKITEASVPVYANVTAAPVTDNDEIKELLLKQLYSPVRFEESIRHMLNEGIDAFVEVGNGKVLSGLVRKISRRTKTFAVQDQESLDAFISWYKEES
- the plsX gene encoding phosphate acyltransferase PlsX, which codes for MKIAIDAMGGDHAPKEIVLGAMDAIKEIDNLEITLIGDQEKINPILTNDRINVIHTTEVITGEDEPVRAVRRKKNSSLVLMAKEVKEQRADACISAGNTGALMSAGLFVVGRIPGIDRPALSPTLPTIDGKGFLLLDVGANVDAKAHHLVQYAIMGSIYTEKVRSINHPTVGLLNVGTEDGKGNDLTKKAFIQLKEAPVNFIGNVEARDILNGVADVVVTDGFSGNIALKTVEGTALSMFSMIKQTFMSSFKTKLAAAMVKQDLKGLKTKLDYSEYGGAGLFGLAAPVIKAHGSSNRRAIFNAIKQASHMIDNHVTDTIKQTIVSANEEGGN
- the fapR gene encoding transcription factor FapR; the encoded protein is MKRTKTERQRLLKETIEHTPFITDEELSQIFSVSIQTIRLDRMELAIPEVRKRIRSVAANQWNETVKALPLDEVIGEIIDLELDKRAISILKIKREHVFSRNKIARGHHLFAQANSLAVAVINDDLALTAKSELKFTRQVTEGERVVAKAFVEEVKDNGQTTVLVNSFVDQEIVFTGSFHMYRSNG
- the recG gene encoding ATP-dependent DNA helicase RecG; amino-acid sequence: MLKQTIDTIKGVGEKLAEDLAVLNIKTVEDLLFYFPYRYDVFEIKPLQELIHDDKVTIEGKVIHPPSLTFYGKRKSRLAFTLEVEGVAVKAVMFNRAFAKKQIQPNDIMTLTGKWDAHRLQITVSQYKKGHVDQQATIQPFYSLKGDITNIRLKKVIKQALDDYGDHVEEILPTSYLDAYKLPDRASALRTMHYPENRVKLKHARRRFTYEEFLLFQLKMQLLRKMKREATQGNAQNYDTKELAAFIHQFPFSLTKAQQRSLNQILTDMKSPYRMNRLLQGDVGSGKTAVAAICLYGSITAGKQGALMVPTEILAEQHYASLCELFGEKANIALLTGSVKGKKRNEILAAIEAADIDIIVGTHALIQDDVFFADLGLAIVDEQHRFGVEQRRTLRDKGLHPDVLFMTATPIPRTLAITSFGDMDVSVIDEMPSGRKEIATYWAKENTLERILQFIQHRISYGEQAYVICPLIEESDKLDIQDAVDLYEQLRAFYPPSIKVGLMHGRLHPDEKEAVMKQFAENVIQVLVSTTVVEVGVNVPNATIMVIYDAERFGLSQLHQLRGRVGRGDKQSYCILIAEPKGEIGKERMRIMTETNNGFELSEQDLKLRGPGDFFGKKQSGVPEFKVADMIHDYRALETARNDAQEIIEANLLERDTFSRLKAMLMQDDVFSKKLD